One genomic region from Macrobrachium rosenbergii isolate ZJJX-2024 chromosome 1, ASM4041242v1, whole genome shotgun sequence encodes:
- the LOC136841875 gene encoding uncharacterized protein, producing MYFNQNNSNFQGPNNNSNFQGPNNNSNFQANSKANSNFQVKNQPKSNPSGNFVNRNFAKTDNAHSSRTITSGVGSSRTCYWCNKVGHTQAKCFARQSYLQRQATSPIALVNQVKASQHSIENEENGNKEKGRNLLMGGEDLHLDPVQVDVAVGRLESVGSSDSSKVVRAWNRADFIRAQHDEFDVEITEGDDVSKPCFVSERGLLCRLSRSALMESSEYHKQILVPKQFRDELLQSAHEDPFSGHFGVTKTFKRLTKLFWWPNMRRCIKQFLRTCETCQVMGKPNQVLCKAPLKPIPAIGEPFSEIVIDVVGPLPRTQSGYMYLLTVMDRASRFPEAFPLRKVTSKAVWEKLVEYFCRYGLPCTIQSDRGTNFTSKYFQDRCAELAIQHITSVPYHPESQGVVERFHQTLKSIIEVFRETPGLTSWLEHDVEVGDARPVKQAPYRLNPEKAKVVEKEVQYMLDHDLIQPSSSPWSSPIVLVLRKAGLVVNIKKCEFGKAVVTYLGHEVGLGKVAPKHANIEVIANLPQPCNVRGVRKILGMLGYYRRFVKNFADIAQPLTNLLKKNTKFLWSTECEKAFNKLKSVLVSEPILSSPNFNKPFVLAVDASDVGIGGVLFQRDDKGEMHPVSYFSKKLLPAERKYSTIEKEALALVKSVSHFSIYLSSSLQVEVLTDHNPLVFINKMKGANQRILRWALLLQEYNLVFQHIKGVDNKIPDALSRM from the exons ATGTACTTTAAccaaaataattctaatttccagggtcctaataataattctaatttccagggtcctaataataattctaatttccaGGCTAACTCTAAAGCAAATTCcaattttcaggtaaaaaatcaACCAAAAAGTAATCCCAGTGGTAATTTTGTAAATAGGAATTTTGCAAAAACTGATAATGCTCATTCTAGTCGTACTATAACTAGTGGTGTGGGAAGTAGTAGAACCTGTTATTGGTGTAACAAGGTAGGACATACCCAGGCTAAGTGTTTTGCTCGCCAGAGTTATCTACAGAGGCAGGCTACTTCTCCCATTGCTTTGGTGAATCAAGTTAAGGCTTCTCAACATTCTATAGAGAACGAGGAAAATGGTAACAAAG AAAAAGGGCGTAACCTCTTGATGGGCGGAGAGGATTTACATTTAGACCCTGTACAAGTAGATGTAGCAGTAGGAAGGCTCGAGTCTGTAGGAAGTAGTGATAGTAGTAAGGTAGTTAGAGCATGGAATAGGGCTGATTTTATAAGAGCTCAGCATGATGAATTTGATGTGGAAATAACTGAGGGGGATGATGTTTCTAAGCCATGTTTTGTATCAGAGAGAGGATTATTGTGTAGATTAAGCCGTTCTGCTCTTATGGAATCCTCTGAGTACCATAAGCAGATTTTAGTTCCTAAACAATTCAGAGACGAATTGCTGCAGTCGGCTCATGAGGATCCTTTCTCGGGACATTTTGGGGTAACAAAAACTTTTAAGAGATTAACCAAGCTATTTTGGTGGCCTAATATGAGAAGGTGTATTAAGCAGTTCTTGCGAACTTGTGAGACGTGCCAGGTCATGGGTAAACCCAATCAGGTATTGTGCAAGGCTCCGTTAAAACCCATCCCTGCAATTGGTGAACCTTTTTCAGAGATTGTCATTGATGTTGTTGGTCCTTTACCTAGAACCCAGTcgggatatatgtatttattaacggTGATGGATAGAGCTTCTCGGTTCCCAGAGGCTTTCCCTCTTAGGAAAGTAACGTCAAAAGCTGTCTGGGAGAAGTTAGTAGAATATTTTTGTCGTTATGGGTTACCTTGTACCATTCAATCAGATCGCGGTACTAATTTTACTTCTAAGTACTTTCAGGACaggtgtgctgaactggccattcagcacatcaCCAGTGTCccataccatcctgaaagtcaaggggtTGTGGAAAGGTTCCATCAAACCCTAAAAAGTATAATTG aagtgtttAGAGAGACTCCAGGGCTTACTTCATGGCTTGAACATGATGTTGAAGTAGGTGATGCTCGTCCAGTAAAGCAGGCTCCTTACCGCTTGAACCCAGAAAAAGCCAAAGTAGTTGAGAAGGAGGTGCAGTATATGCTGGACCATGATCTTATTCAACCCAGCTCAAGTCCGTGGAGTTCTCCTATAGTTCTG GTTTTAAGAAAGGCTGGTTTggttgtaaatatcaaaaagtgTGAGTTTGGTAAGGCTGTAGTGACCTATCTTGGTCATGAGGTTGGTCTGGGGAAGGTTGCTCCTAAACATGCTAATATTGAGGTTATAGCCAACCTTCCTCAGCCGTGTAATGTCCGTGGTGTCCGCAAAATTCTTGGCATGTTAGGGTATTACAGGAGGTTCGTGAAGAATTTTGCTGACATCGCCCAGCCTTTAACTAATCTATTGAAAAAGAACACTAAGTTTTTGTGGAGTACGGAGTGTGAAAAAGCATTTAATAAGTTGAAATCGGTGTTAGTCTCGGAACCAATTCTTAGCTCTCcaaattttaataaaccttttgtTTTGGCTGTGGATGCCAGCGACGTGGGCATTGGAGGAGTCCTGTTTCAGAGAGATGATAAGGGGGAAATGCACCCTGTATCTTACTTCAGTAAAAAGTTACTTCCGGCCGAAAGAAAGTACTCCACCATAGAGAAGGAAGCTTTGGCTCTGGTGAAGAGCGTAtcccat